In Patescibacteria group bacterium, one DNA window encodes the following:
- a CDS encoding ComEC/Rec2 family competence protein, giving the protein MSKSKIFFYSCLFFIVGVGLASYLSLPLWAAFAILVVGCGFLFFGWPDKKKFIVLGLAGIFLFLGTLRFEAGTPPRDENQISFYNGKERIFVGIVAAEPDTRDNGVKLKVKSEKLETGGRWREVHGNVLVNAKLYPVFHYGDELEIKCKLREPEPIEDFAYDKYLAKENIYSLCYWPEIKFIKSGEGNKIVAGIFWAKEKLVATVNRILPEPQAAFLGGLLYGAKRGIPADLTEKFNITGTTHIIAISGYNITIIAVLLLRIAKNIGIGRKKSFWFALSGILFFVILTGAQASVVRAALMGSLVLLATQVGRISKITNALLLAAAAMLIFNPKILAFDVGFQLSFAATIGLVFLSPIFEKYFSKLPSVFGAKETFTTTMSAIVLTLPLILYNFGRISFIAPLANIFILPAIPLAMAVGSVAVLGGLIYFGLGQIIGWFAWLVLSYIIKVVEFLAAVPWASGEAGKIHWIFLIIFYLLISWFIWYQRRKIKTDNLEINV; this is encoded by the coding sequence ATGTCTAAATCAAAAATATTTTTCTATTCTTGTTTGTTTTTTATTGTCGGAGTTGGTCTCGCGTCATATTTATCATTGCCGCTTTGGGCCGCGTTCGCGATTTTAGTCGTCGGATGCGGTTTTTTGTTTTTCGGGTGGCCGGACAAGAAAAAATTTATTGTTCTCGGTCTTGCCGGAATTTTTCTGTTTTTGGGAACGTTGCGTTTTGAGGCCGGAACTCCGCCGCGAGATGAAAATCAAATCAGTTTTTATAATGGTAAGGAAAGAATTTTTGTTGGTATCGTAGCGGCTGAGCCAGATACCCGAGACAACGGCGTGAAGCTGAAAGTGAAGAGTGAAAAATTGGAAACAGGAGGTAGATGGCGTGAAGTTCACGGCAATGTTTTAGTCAATGCTAAACTTTATCCGGTTTTCCATTATGGCGATGAATTAGAAATAAAATGTAAATTGCGCGAACCGGAGCCGATCGAAGATTTTGCTTATGATAAATATTTAGCAAAAGAAAATATTTATTCATTATGTTATTGGCCAGAAATAAAATTTATAAAAAGCGGCGAGGGAAATAAAATTGTGGCGGGAATTTTTTGGGCGAAAGAAAAATTAGTGGCAACCGTAAACCGAATTTTGCCAGAACCGCAGGCAGCGTTTTTGGGCGGCTTGCTTTACGGCGCGAAGCGCGGTATTCCGGCGGATCTTACGGAAAAATTTAACATCACGGGTACGACGCACATTATCGCGATTTCTGGATATAATATTACAATTATTGCGGTTTTGCTTCTGCGAATCGCTAAAAATATCGGAATCGGCCGAAAAAAATCTTTTTGGTTCGCGCTTTCCGGAATTTTATTTTTTGTAATCTTAACCGGTGCCCAAGCTTCGGTTGTCCGCGCGGCATTGATGGGTTCGCTCGTGCTCCTCGCAACTCAAGTCGGCCGGATTTCTAAAATTACAAACGCGCTCTTGCTCGCCGCCGCAGCAATGCTCATTTTTAATCCAAAAATTTTGGCGTTTGATGTTGGATTCCAATTATCTTTCGCCGCGACAATTGGTCTTGTTTTTCTTTCGCCGATTTTTGAAAAATATTTTTCCAAATTGCCGTCGGTATTTGGCGCCAAGGAAACTTTTACCACGACAATGTCGGCGATTGTTTTAACCTTACCTTTAATTTTATACAACTTCGGGAGAATTTCGTTTATCGCGCCGCTCGCCAACATTTTTATTTTACCGGCGATTCCACTCGCCATGGCGGTCGGATCAGTCGCCGTGCTCGGCGGATTAATTTATTTCGGGTTGGGCCAAATCATCGGCTGGTTTGCTTGGCTCGTTTTAAGTTATATAATTAAGGTGGTGGAGTTTTTGGCGGCCGTTCCTTGGGCCTCCGGCGAGGCGGGGAAAATCCACTGGATTTTTTTGATAATATTTTATTTATTAATTAGTTGGTTTATTTGGTATCAGCGCAGAAAAATTAAGACTGATAATTTGGAAATTAATGTTTAA